A portion of the Pedobacter cryoconitis genome contains these proteins:
- a CDS encoding family 43 glycosylhydrolase, translated as MRNKLLALLIALIPLFAQACQKNKAGDDSIKVNLSGSKVKYFKNPIIDGDHADPFVAQKDGSYYFLSTRGNRITILKTKAMSQLVAANEITVWTPPQHTDHSADIWAPELHFLSGKWYIYFAAAQSDVNDSNRMFVLENDSADLTLGTWAFKGRIFDQANDQWAIDGSIVTIGDKNYFIWSGWENMNEKYKQYIFIAPMSNPWTLSGPRVKISSPTNDWERWEPTFLGAGVNEGPIALQRDKQSPLFIIFSASRYSSDNYCMAQIQLAAGSNPLIAGNWINKKPIFEKSDEISVYGPGHNGFFTSSGTNDKGAIETENWFIYHARSLPGKPDQPRTVRIQKLTWNTDGSPNFGRPISTGIDIARPIGE; from the coding sequence ATGAGAAACAAATTACTTGCGCTGTTAATTGCGTTAATCCCCCTGTTTGCCCAGGCTTGTCAAAAAAATAAAGCGGGCGATGATTCCATCAAAGTAAACCTAAGTGGAAGTAAGGTAAAATATTTTAAGAACCCGATTATAGATGGTGATCATGCAGACCCTTTTGTAGCGCAAAAGGATGGTAGTTATTATTTCCTTTCCACCAGGGGCAACCGCATTACTATCTTAAAAACCAAGGCCATGTCGCAACTCGTTGCGGCCAACGAAATAACAGTATGGACTCCGCCACAGCATACAGACCATTCGGCCGATATCTGGGCACCGGAGTTGCATTTTCTTTCGGGGAAATGGTATATCTATTTCGCTGCTGCCCAAAGCGATGTTAACGATAGTAACCGCATGTTTGTATTGGAAAATGATAGTGCTGACCTTACACTGGGTACGTGGGCATTCAAAGGCAGGATATTTGACCAGGCAAATGATCAGTGGGCTATTGACGGCTCCATCGTTACCATAGGCGATAAAAACTATTTTATATGGTCTGGATGGGAAAATATGAATGAGAAATACAAACAATATATCTTCATCGCTCCAATGTCCAATCCATGGACGTTGAGCGGGCCCAGGGTAAAAATATCATCGCCAACCAATGATTGGGAAAGATGGGAGCCAACCTTTTTAGGGGCCGGTGTTAACGAAGGGCCTATCGCCTTACAACGCGATAAACAAAGCCCCTTATTTATTATTTTTTCGGCCAGCCGATATAGCAGCGATAATTACTGCATGGCTCAGATCCAGTTGGCAGCTGGCAGCAATCCGCTGATTGCCGGCAATTGGATTAACAAGAAACCTATTTTTGAGAAAAGTGATGAAATTTCGGTTTACGGACCGGGGCATAATGGCTTTTTCACTAGCAGCGGTACAAATGATAAAGGCGCTATCGAAACCGAGAACTGGTTTATTTACCATGCCCGATCCCTTCCGGGCAAGCCTGACCAGCCGCGAACAGTACGCATACAAAAATTGACCTGGAATACGGATGGTTCTCCTAATTTCGGAAGACCTATTAGCACCGGTATTGACATAGCGCGCCCGATAGGCGAGTAA
- a CDS encoding DUF6377 domain-containing protein has translation MGYSNNIKVDSLWKVLKAELKKENSYIKRKEQKIQAIRQQLVETPAKEFNPRFKLLSDLFNEYSAFRFDSAITSAHRMIAISQKFNKKKQLIKSQMSLATVLMKSGFYKEAFDAMATIDTNRMLKQTRYEYLLLRGFLHAEIGSFNNDAYYAKQYHLASKTDFKNAGQLINPDEMEKTISLAFLPDSGSRKKPTAGFYYNYLLSHKLTEHQIAIVATRISHAYAKDDKLLLVTLAAINDIRSATKETFAIFLLGQELFQHNRNNDAYICMQEALGNAAFYGTRNRAAQIESVLPLIASRLIEEKQHEKDMLWIGFVIFMFVAIVLVFQLVIFRKQMIRIKTNEQVIQQKNKELEDANGRLWESSRIKEELIGLFFKTCSSYIETLDKVKRKAQHNIKIGKYQDANIVLGNVHIQTEKNQLYSTLDRVFLTLFPNFVASFNSLLKQEDQLWLKEGELLTATLRIFALIRLGITDIETIAKILGYTVNTVYTYKARIKGKAVVPPELFEQKIMEIKFTDNH, from the coding sequence ATGGGATATTCGAACAACATAAAAGTAGATAGCCTATGGAAAGTTTTGAAGGCCGAACTTAAAAAAGAGAACAGCTACATCAAACGCAAAGAGCAAAAGATACAAGCAATAAGGCAGCAGTTAGTGGAAACTCCGGCAAAGGAGTTCAATCCTCGGTTTAAGTTGCTTTCCGATCTATTCAACGAGTATAGCGCTTTCCGTTTTGATTCTGCCATCACCAGCGCTCACCGGATGATAGCCATTTCACAAAAATTTAATAAAAAAAAGCAACTCATTAAAAGTCAAATGAGTCTTGCAACAGTTTTAATGAAATCTGGATTCTATAAGGAAGCGTTTGATGCTATGGCTACCATAGATACCAACCGCATGTTGAAACAAACACGGTATGAATATTTACTATTGCGTGGTTTTCTACATGCCGAGATTGGTTCGTTTAATAATGATGCTTACTACGCTAAACAATATCACCTGGCATCGAAAACAGATTTTAAAAATGCCGGACAGCTCATCAATCCCGATGAAATGGAGAAAACCATAAGCCTGGCCTTTCTGCCAGATTCGGGAAGCAGAAAAAAACCAACTGCCGGGTTTTATTACAATTATTTGTTAAGTCATAAACTTACTGAACACCAGATAGCGATTGTGGCTACCCGCATAAGTCATGCCTACGCTAAGGATGATAAGCTGTTGCTGGTGACTCTGGCCGCTATTAACGACATCCGATCAGCCACTAAGGAAACCTTCGCTATATTTCTATTAGGGCAGGAGCTATTTCAACACAATAGGAACAATGATGCTTATATCTGTATGCAAGAAGCACTTGGTAACGCGGCATTTTATGGTACACGAAACCGCGCGGCGCAGATAGAATCGGTGCTACCTCTGATAGCCAGCAGACTGATAGAAGAGAAGCAGCACGAAAAGGACATGCTTTGGATAGGCTTTGTGATATTTATGTTTGTGGCCATTGTGCTTGTTTTTCAACTGGTGATTTTTCGGAAGCAAATGATACGCATTAAAACGAACGAACAGGTAATTCAGCAAAAGAATAAAGAATTAGAGGATGCTAACGGCAGGCTTTGGGAATCATCACGGATAAAAGAAGAACTAATAGGATTATTTTTTAAAACCTGCTCGTCATACATAGAAACACTGGATAAGGTAAAACGCAAAGCGCAGCATAATATAAAAATAGGAAAATACCAGGATGCCAACATAGTGCTGGGAAATGTGCATATACAAACGGAAAAGAATCAACTATACAGCACATTGGACAGAGTTTTCCTTACCCTTTTCCCCAATTTTGTCGCCTCATTTAATTCATTGCTAAAGCAAGAAGACCAGCTATGGCTGAAAGAGGGCGAATTGCTGACGGCTACTTTACGTATTTTCGCTTTGATACGCTTAGGTATTACCGATATTGAAACCATAGCCAAAATACTCGGCTATACCGTCAATACAGTGTATACCTACAAAGCCCGGATTAAAGGCAAGGCAGTGGTACCACCCGAATTGTTTGAACAAAAGATCATGGAGATCAAATTCACAGACAACCATTGA
- a CDS encoding proline dehydrogenase family protein: MDKNLLQIGAQALRKAALNEDSKAYILANPVLFQLFKKAADRYIGGETLEETIVKVKALNNLKASIEFMGESTRTEQESNDSTQEFIRICKQIRSQHLNATVSLDLSHIGLSVSKDLCLNNLNAICNEASKSDIEIIISAEGTERTDAIIDTYKKAIQNYDHLAITLQAYLYRTKDDFKEIKKESGRIRIVKGAFETASGHSMPRGEKLDDTYLDYIDQLLAQNHKCSIATHDPKIQENARLLIHKHKPEKEIYEFESLFGICNDQLFSLKDQGYQTKLYFVYGKEWYLYLCNRVAEYPMNIFQVLNDIIQ, from the coding sequence ATGGATAAAAACTTATTGCAAATAGGAGCTCAAGCATTAAGAAAAGCAGCATTGAATGAAGATTCAAAGGCATATATTTTAGCTAATCCAGTCCTATTTCAACTTTTCAAGAAAGCTGCTGATAGGTATATTGGAGGTGAAACCCTTGAGGAAACAATCGTTAAAGTCAAGGCTTTAAATAATTTAAAAGCCTCCATAGAATTTATGGGAGAAAGTACCAGAACAGAGCAGGAATCGAACGACTCAACTCAAGAATTTATCCGTATTTGTAAACAAATAAGGTCACAGCATTTAAATGCCACAGTATCTTTAGATCTATCCCACATAGGTTTATCCGTATCAAAAGACCTTTGCCTAAATAATTTAAATGCTATTTGTAATGAAGCCTCTAAATCAGATATTGAGATTATTATAAGTGCAGAGGGAACTGAAAGGACAGACGCCATTATTGATACTTATAAAAAGGCAATACAAAATTATGATCATTTGGCAATAACCCTGCAGGCCTATCTATATAGAACGAAAGACGATTTTAAGGAGATTAAGAAAGAAAGTGGTAGAATCAGGATTGTAAAGGGTGCATTTGAAACAGCTAGTGGGCATTCTATGCCCAGAGGTGAAAAACTTGATGATACTTATTTGGATTATATTGATCAGTTACTTGCGCAAAACCATAAATGTTCAATAGCTACACATGATCCAAAAATACAAGAAAATGCCCGATTACTAATTCATAAACATAAACCGGAAAAAGAAATCTATGAGTTTGAAAGTTTATTTGGTATATGCAATGATCAACTTTTCTCGCTTAAAGATCAGGGCTATCAGACCAAGCTTTACTTTGTTTATGGAAAAGAGTGGTACTTATATCTATGTAATAGAGTAGCAGAATACCCGATGAACATATTTCAAGTATTAAACGACATTATACAATAG
- a CDS encoding WG repeat-containing protein, with translation MHLSVHILYNRKPIVIISLFLIFMSQTFRAIAQDSSEEILYPWKSKSGLIGYSDQKGQLKIQPQFKDASLFTNEFAIIEKDGHKGIINKEGVIIIGCKYDEVQLAAVGNETLAITRKKYNAWWRINQWKLFPGFSIMGGARDKRFFDTEVQRMKWEITLLNNKQTFVSTDHRNGAYPYETSNIRHFKNKVLINDHLYQIDKRNIKHLSGLFKGFLIDSTLLRQQGDSYQIVDLDVKRQGEAIFNIPRVVNLKVGEELKELNTVSRISGIEVKFNFMEDQQAHIYIYPDLKKIFPLQISKYLDDNTNASEIIGNAKMIWSVPETDYFLIYSIIHLQNGFYLLHKNGFWESDRTKTKDFVVTSNSGNLMYPTVHDLGMDPLLPQNFLVKRIEQTRDHKHWFAVSGTTKSDSSSLSGIFDSAGKKWILPMRYGSLEQMKGYPYIWKFEFESQSDYKKKKYGLIDIKTGKIIIDPIYTTLTADGKAGIYNADKWEWFYINPITGKEYRECDSKNQY, from the coding sequence ATGCATTTATCCGTTCATATATTATATAATCGCAAACCTATTGTGATCATCAGTTTATTCCTAATTTTTATGTCTCAAACTTTTAGGGCAATAGCTCAAGACTCATCAGAAGAAATACTGTACCCATGGAAAAGCAAATCTGGTTTAATAGGCTATAGTGATCAGAAAGGCCAACTGAAAATTCAACCGCAGTTTAAAGATGCCAGTCTTTTTACCAATGAATTTGCAATTATAGAAAAAGACGGTCATAAAGGAATAATTAATAAAGAAGGAGTGATTATTATAGGCTGCAAGTATGATGAAGTACAATTGGCTGCTGTGGGAAATGAAACTCTTGCGATTACCCGAAAAAAATATAATGCATGGTGGAGAATCAACCAATGGAAACTATTCCCCGGTTTTTCAATCATGGGTGGTGCCAGAGATAAAAGATTTTTTGATACGGAAGTTCAGAGAATGAAATGGGAAATTACCCTACTCAATAACAAACAGACATTTGTTAGCACAGACCATCGGAATGGTGCCTATCCTTATGAGACTTCCAATATTAGGCACTTTAAGAATAAAGTATTAATTAACGATCATTTATACCAAATTGACAAGCGGAATATCAAGCATCTATCAGGACTCTTTAAAGGCTTCTTAATAGACTCCACACTTCTGCGCCAGCAAGGGGACTCGTATCAAATCGTGGATTTGGATGTAAAACGTCAAGGTGAGGCTATTTTTAACATTCCCAGAGTGGTCAATTTAAAAGTAGGTGAAGAGCTAAAAGAATTAAACACGGTAAGCAGAATTTCCGGCATTGAAGTAAAGTTTAATTTTATGGAAGATCAGCAAGCCCATATTTACATATACCCCGATTTAAAAAAAATCTTCCCTCTGCAGATTAGTAAATATTTAGATGACAATACCAACGCATCTGAAATTATCGGGAATGCAAAAATGATCTGGTCAGTACCTGAAACAGATTATTTTCTCATTTATAGCATAATTCATCTGCAAAATGGATTTTACCTCCTTCATAAAAATGGATTCTGGGAAAGTGACAGAACCAAAACTAAAGATTTTGTCGTCACCTCCAATAGTGGCAATTTAATGTATCCGACAGTACATGATCTTGGAATGGATCCTTTGCTTCCTCAAAACTTTTTGGTCAAAAGAATCGAACAAACACGTGATCATAAACACTGGTTTGCTGTATCTGGAACGACTAAGTCTGATTCCTCCTCACTTTCTGGAATTTTTGACAGTGCTGGTAAGAAATGGATATTGCCTATGAGATATGGTAGCTTAGAGCAAATGAAAGGTTATCCATACATCTGGAAATTCGAATTTGAGTCACAAAGTGACTATAAAAAGAAAAAATATGGTTTAATTGATATTAAGACAGGAAAGATCATAATCGATCCTATCTATACTACTTTAACTGCAGATGGAAAAGCGGGCATTTACAATGCGGACAAATGGGAATGGTTTTATATCAATCCGATAACAGGAAAGGAATATAGAGAATGTGATTCTAAAAATCAATACTGA
- a CDS encoding transposase: MFKFPHEYQLDTESPIYTTFPAHYNSAPIACRFSRPEDKGKVESAIKYVKNDFLKNFRGSDYDALVCELKVWNKEVCNKRVHGTTRKIPETVFNGIDKQALAALSLRRYQVMDLSTLKVSHMAQSVIVIITILSRKSLLYKSQVLQGEVKYECKLSYSNQY; the protein is encoded by the coding sequence GTGTTTAAATTTCCTCACGAATATCAACTTGACACGGAATCACCGATATATACAACTTTTCCTGCTCATTATAATAGTGCCCCCATTGCATGCAGGTTCAGCAGACCTGAAGATAAAGGAAAAGTTGAATCGGCGATTAAGTATGTGAAAAACGACTTTCTGAAAAACTTTAGGGGATCTGATTATGACGCACTAGTCTGCGAACTTAAAGTCTGGAATAAGGAAGTTTGTAATAAGCGTGTTCATGGCACCACCAGAAAGATTCCTGAAACCGTCTTTAATGGTATAGACAAACAGGCCTTGGCTGCACTTTCTCTCCGACGGTACCAGGTAATGGACCTATCTACACTAAAGGTAAGCCACATGGCACAATCAGTTATCGTCATAATTACTATTCTGTCCCGAAAATCTCTACTTTACAAAAGTCAGGTTTTACAGGGAGAGGTCAAATATGAATGTAAATTGTCCTATTCAAATCAGTATTGA